From Cygnus atratus isolate AKBS03 ecotype Queensland, Australia chromosome 1, CAtr_DNAZoo_HiC_assembly, whole genome shotgun sequence, the proteins below share one genomic window:
- the LOC118244938 gene encoding OX-2 membrane glycoprotein-like isoform X1, whose translation MGAMVKQMLPSKMTFQALFLSLFCVVLGKANVITQTEHMKVNEGDIATLSCTLTEPEDVLQVTWQKDSEKTHNNIATYSTLKGLKIHEPYQDRMNFTSLVLNDTSITFWAARLDDTGCYTCLFNVFPRGSLSGRTCLSVFGLSASVHYNISEGHLIAICNAVGLPEPTISWNNLFNYTPTQERVRHTNGVVSITSKLEISDSQSISKQDLTCRVSNKNEEMELPIKIKNEEGFSFLGLMIALGILLVILVLILITLRWRKRICKRTYGGY comes from the exons ATGGGAGCAATG GTGAAGCAGATGCTCCCTTCCAAAATGACTTTCCAAGCCCTGTTTTTGagtttattttgtgttgtgCTCGGAAAGGCAAATG TGATTACTCAAACTGAACACATGAAGGTGAATGAGGGCGACATTGCGACTCTCAGTTGTACCCTGACAGAGCCCGAGGATGTTCTGCAAGTGACCTGGCAGAAGGACtctgaaaaaacacacaataatATAGCTACGTACAGCACCCTGAAAGGATTAAAGATCCATGAGCCCTACCAAGACCGGATGAATTTCACAAGTCTGGTACTCAATGACACAAGCATCACTTTCTGGGCTGCGAGACTGGATGATACAGGGTGTTACACGTGCCTCTTCAACGTCTTCCCTCGTGGCTCCTTGTCGGGACGGACCTGCCTGAGTGTCTTTG GTCTCAGTGCATCTGTCCACTATAACATTTCCGAAGGTCATTTGATAGCCATCTGTAATGCTGTTGGCCTCCCAGAGCCCACCATCAGCTGGAACAACCTGTTCAATTACACCCCTACACAGGAGAGGGTCAGGCACACCAACGGGGTAGTGTCCATCACCAGTAAACTGGAGATCTCTGACTCTCAGAGCATCAGTAAGCAGGACTTGACCTGCAGAGTAAGCAACAAGAATGAAGAAATGGAATTGCCCATAAAAATCAAAAACG AAGAGGGATTCTCATTCCTGGGTCTGATGATTGCTCTGGGTATTTTACTTGTCATCTTGGTCCTGATTCTGATCACTCtgaggtggaggaagaggatATGCAAGAGGACCTATGGCG GATACTAG
- the LOC118244938 gene encoding OX-2 membrane glycoprotein-like isoform X2: protein MLPSKMTFQALFLSLFCVVLGKANVITQTEHMKVNEGDIATLSCTLTEPEDVLQVTWQKDSEKTHNNIATYSTLKGLKIHEPYQDRMNFTSLVLNDTSITFWAARLDDTGCYTCLFNVFPRGSLSGRTCLSVFGLSASVHYNISEGHLIAICNAVGLPEPTISWNNLFNYTPTQERVRHTNGVVSITSKLEISDSQSISKQDLTCRVSNKNEEMELPIKIKNEEGFSFLGLMIALGILLVILVLILITLRWRKRICKRTYGGY, encoded by the exons ATGCTCCCTTCCAAAATGACTTTCCAAGCCCTGTTTTTGagtttattttgtgttgtgCTCGGAAAGGCAAATG TGATTACTCAAACTGAACACATGAAGGTGAATGAGGGCGACATTGCGACTCTCAGTTGTACCCTGACAGAGCCCGAGGATGTTCTGCAAGTGACCTGGCAGAAGGACtctgaaaaaacacacaataatATAGCTACGTACAGCACCCTGAAAGGATTAAAGATCCATGAGCCCTACCAAGACCGGATGAATTTCACAAGTCTGGTACTCAATGACACAAGCATCACTTTCTGGGCTGCGAGACTGGATGATACAGGGTGTTACACGTGCCTCTTCAACGTCTTCCCTCGTGGCTCCTTGTCGGGACGGACCTGCCTGAGTGTCTTTG GTCTCAGTGCATCTGTCCACTATAACATTTCCGAAGGTCATTTGATAGCCATCTGTAATGCTGTTGGCCTCCCAGAGCCCACCATCAGCTGGAACAACCTGTTCAATTACACCCCTACACAGGAGAGGGTCAGGCACACCAACGGGGTAGTGTCCATCACCAGTAAACTGGAGATCTCTGACTCTCAGAGCATCAGTAAGCAGGACTTGACCTGCAGAGTAAGCAACAAGAATGAAGAAATGGAATTGCCCATAAAAATCAAAAACG AAGAGGGATTCTCATTCCTGGGTCTGATGATTGCTCTGGGTATTTTACTTGTCATCTTGGTCCTGATTCTGATCACTCtgaggtggaggaagaggatATGCAAGAGGACCTATGGCG GATACTAG